The genomic interval CTTTAACGTTGTTTATGGTTATACCGAAAGTGATGAGATCTCCCTGCTTTTTCATCTTGAGGAAAATGCGTTTGCCCGCAAACACCGGAAATATACCTCCATCCTGGCAGGGGAAGCCAGTGCCAGGTTCTCCCTGCAGCTGGGAAGCCTTGCTGCATTTGACTGCCGGATCTGCGAACTGCCTAATAAGCAACTGGTAGCTGACTATTTCAGATGGCGTAATGAAGATGCGCACCGCAACGCGCTGAATGCACACTGCTACTGGCAGCTGAGGAAAGATAACCACACCCGGCTGACAGCTACAAAGAAAATTGAAAATATGAGCACTGCAGATAAAAATGAGTTGCTCTTCAGCTATCATATCAACTTCAATGAACTACCCAGCTGGCAGAAAAGAGGGATTGGTTTTTACTGGGCGGAGATGGACAAAACAGGCTTTAATCCTAAAACGGGAGAACCTGTTGTAGTAAAGAGAAGGCAGCTTTATGTGAATGATGAACTACCCATGAAGGATGAATACAATAACTTCATACTGCAGTTGATAGATCAAAGCGAACTATAAATAAAAAAAGGGTGTATCGAACTTGAAACACCCTCTTTTTTTGAGTACCTGATGAAGTCAGTTAGTCTTTTAAGCGATTCTCAGCGTCTGTTTTACTTTTTGGGTTTCCCCTCCTGCTTTATTAAAACTGCAATCTTATTTTCTCTTCTGCAAGGTCCAGCTGAGAAAAATGTTTACGGATGATCTCGTCATTGAACTCCGCCTTCCTGTTGATCATCTTCAGCATTCGCCGTTGCTCCTTTAAGAGCTCAAAATAAATAGTCCTGTACCGTTTAGTCGCTTGACGCCGGTTTACATCTTTACCGTGCGATTCTGCATAACTTTGTAGGAAAGTATGTTCATTTTCCAGGCTCATTCTTAACTGCTGTAACAATACATTCTCTTCCACATCAGCTTTAAACTGCTTATCCAATACTTCCAGTGCCGTATGTGCCAGTTTTTTCCTGACAAGGATCTCCTGTTCAAGCTCTGACATGAGGTAGTCAGGCTCCGCCAGTTTCAGTTTACGGATCAGCCAGGGCAGTGTAAGGCCCTGCAGTACCAGCGTTACCAGTATTACTACGAAGGTGATGAACAGGATCATATTACGTTGGGGAAACGGCTGGTTACCTGCCATGATCGGAATGGACAAAGCCGCCGCCAGCGATACCACACCGCGCATACCTGCCCAGCCGAATACAAGCGGCATACGCCATCCCGGGCGACTATCCGCAGTCTTAATAAACCGGCTGATGAATACTGTAAATACAGAAGCCCCCATGGTGCTGAGAATGCGGGTAATGATCACTACTACTGAGATCACCAGGCCATACCAGATCGCCTCTTTCAGCGAACTTCCGCCCAACTGCTGCACCACAATGGGAAGTTCAAGACCTATCAGCATAAATACGATACCATTCAATACAAATCCGACGGTGGCCCACACATTAATGCTCTGTATACGGCTCAGGTGACTCAGGATGGAGTTACGCCTGTTTGCCATAAAAAGCCCTCCGCTCACGACCGCCAGTACACCGGAAAAGTGAAAAGACTCTGCGCTTATATACATCACATACGGGGCTGCCAATGTCAATACAGTATCCATACTTGGCGTTGTAGGCAGCCAGCGGTGAAGAGCATAAAATACCAGCCCTACGGCAATCCCTGTAGCAATTCCCATTACAATCACCACCACAAAACTAAGCGCGGCTTCATGAAATGAGAAAGAGCCGGTGATGACCGCCGCCATCGCAAAGCGGTATACGATCAAGCTGGATGCATCGTTCATCAGGCTCTCTCCTTCTACGATAGACGAAAGCCGCTTGGGCGCATCCACTCCTTTCAATACCGTACTGGCAGAAACGGCATCTGGCGGCGAGATAATACCTCCCAGCAAAAAACCCAGGGCCAGTGTAAAACCAGGAATGAGATAATGAGAAACGACCGCTATCACACAAGACGTAAGCAATACAATGCCGAAGGCAAAAGAACCGATCACTCTGCGCCATTTCCAGAATTCCTTCCAGGAAGTATACCAGGCAGCCTCGTACAACAAGGGAGGTAAAAAGATCAGGAAAATAAGCTCCGGATCAATAGAAATGACCGGCAGGCCGGGAATGAAACTGATTACCAGGCCACCCAGTACCAGCACAATGGGATAAGAGATCTTCAGACGTTGCGCCAGCATGACCAGCAACAGTATTACCAGTATGAGGCCAATGTACAATACGAATGTAGCATGCATAGCTACTAAAATACTACAATCCAGCCTATTTACACATAGCCCGGTGGATTCATACAATAAATACAAGGACATTTATAAGAATAGTTATTTTTGCCGGAGTACTTTATAATCAAAGATGATATGGAGCAGACAAACACCCTTAATCCACTACTTCAGGCATATAATACACCCTTTGACGTTCCTCCTTTTGGCAGCATTACGCACGAGCATTACCTCCCTGCCTTTGAGGAAGGCATGAAAGAACAAAGCAAAAATATTGAGGCTATTACCAGCCAGCAGGCGCCGCCTTCCTTTGCCAATACAATGGAAGCGCTTGAAAAAAGCGGCAAGCTGCTTCGCAATGTCAGCACCGTGTTTTTCAACCTGACGTCTGCCAACACTACTCCCGAACTGGAAGAGATCTCCCGGCAGATAGCGCCTGTGCTGGCAAAACATGCTGACGATATTTACCTGAATGCAGCGTTGTTCGCCAGGATAAAAGCTTTATATGAAAGGCAGGATGCGCTTGAACTGAGGGGAGAACAACGTAAGCTGCTGGAAAAGACCTATAAAGATTTTGTGCGCAATGGCGCCAACCTGGATGCCGCTAAACAGGAAAGGCTCCGGGAGATCAACAAAAACCTCTCCCTGCTTACTGTCCGTTTTGGACAGCACCTGCTGGCTGAGACCAATCATTACGAATTGCTGATCACCAACCAGAAAGACCTCGCAGGCCTTCCCGCTTCTCTTATTGAAGCAGCTGCATTGTCAGCAAAAGAAGCAGGCAGGGAAGGCTGGCGTTTTACCTTGCATAATGCCAGTGTCATGCCTTTCCTGCAGTATGCAGATCAGCGGCATCTGCGGAAAGAGATCTACCAGGCTTATATCAACCGTTGCAATCACGATGATGAACGCGACAACAAAGAGATCGTAACACAGCTGGTTGCCCTGAGAGCTGAAAAAGCAGCGCTGTTGGGATATGCCTCTCATGCACACCTGATCCTGGAAGAAAACATGGCTAAAACGCCCGCAAAAGCCAATGAACTGCTGCAACAGCTGTGGACGGCCGCTTTACCTGTAGCCAGGCAGGAGGCAAAAGAAATGCAGGCGCTCATGGACAGGGAGGGTAAAGGTGAACAACTGGAAGCCTGGGACTGGTTTTACTATGCAGATAAAGTAAGAAAGGAAAAATATAATTACGATGCAGAAGCATTACGTCCGTATTTCAAACTGGACAATGTGCGCGAAGGGCTGTTCTTTGTTGCGAAAAAACTGTACGGACTAAGCTTCCATCCACTGAAAGATGTTCCTGTATATCACGGGGAAGTTTCGGCATATGAAGTAAAAGATGAAAATAAACAGCTGACAGGCATATTGTACCTGGACTTCCATCCCCGCAGCTCCAAACGTGGCGGTGCATGGATGACCTCTTACCGCAAACAGTCGCTGAATGAAAGCGGACGTGTAGCCCCGGTCATTTCTATCGTCTGTAACTTTTCCCGGCCTACCGGTACACAACCTGCGCTGCTTACCCCCGATGAGGCGGAGACCTTCTTCCATGAAGCGGGGCATGCATTGCACGGACTCTTATCTGACGTGACGTATGAAACCCTTTCAGGTACTGCAGTTCCCCGCGATTTCGTGGAACTGCCTTCACAGGTCATGGAGCATTGGGCATTTGAGCCCGAAGTACTGGAACAGTATGCAAAACATTACGAAACGGGCGAGATCATTCCTGCTTCCATGGTAGAGAAGATGAAAGCAGCCACGAAATTCAACCAGGGCTTTGCTACCGTAGAATACCTGGCAGCGGCCCTGCTGGACATGAGCTATCATACACTTGCGCCTGGTAAGACGATCGTGCCGCTGTTATTTGAAAAAGAGGAAATGGATAAGATAGGGCTGATCCCGCAGATCGCGCCCAGGTACCGCAGCACCTACTTCCAGCATATCTTTGCAGGCGGCTATTCTGCCGGGTATTACAGCTATATCTGGTCGGAAGTGCTGGACAGCGATGCCTTTGCCGCATTCAAGGAAGCGGGCGATATTTTTGACGCCGCCACCGCGACGTCTTTCAGAAAGAATATCCTGGAAAAAGGCGGCACGGAAGAACCTATGCAATTGTATACTGCCTTCCGTAAAAGAGAACCCGATGTAAAGTACTTACTGCAACACCGGGGACTGGAATAATATTGGCAAAAGAACTCAAAAGCGAAATGCCCCAAAAGTGTCTAACCTTTTGGGGCATTTCGCTTTTGAGTTCTTTCTATTCGATAGCTGATGGAAACTACCAGGCATACAGGCAATTTCCAGCGCCTGTTTTTACTTTGACCCTTCTGCTATTTTATCAGGATGACACTCCCCTGTTGTTGTATCGCCTGATGAGTATTGTCCAGGTAAGAAATTGTCCATAGATAGGTACCGGAAGGTAAAGCCTGCCCTTTCAAATCGCCCAGCCATCCCTCATTTGCATCTGTACTTACAAACATCAGTTGCCCCCAGCGATTATATACAGACATCCTGAAATCACTGATCCTGTCAAACACTTTTACACGGAATACATCATTTACGCCATCTCCGTCGGGGCTGAATGCGTTTGGTACAAGCACTGCGCATTTGTTGACAGCTACAGGAACGTTAAAGTCACCCGCAATATCACAATCCTGCGCATCCGTAATATGATAGGTATAATTACCGCCACGCAGGTTCCTGATAATGCTGTCTCCCTGCGATACAAGTCCGGGAATACTGTAGGTATATGGAGGCACACCACCGGTAGCGGCCAGTTTCAATATAGCGTCGTTGGTAACAGCACAACTCATTTGCTGCAGGGAACTACCAAGAAGCGTAAATAATGGCGGGTCTGCCACGTGGATGTCGTATATGGTATCCAGGCATCCTTTTGCATCTTTGATGATGATATCATATTGTCCTGCATACAGGTTATCAAATTCCGGCGATAACCTGGCCTGCCTGTCCCCGTTCAGATAATACTCATAAGGCCCGGTACCACCGGTGGTATTGAGCAGGATCCTGTTCCTGTTTTCTCCGGTACAACCTGCAAGCGTCACGGCTGCATGACCATCGAACGCAGCTTCTGGTACAGTAATCGTATCCCGTACGGTCACGCCGTTGCGGGCATGTATCGTTACAATATAATCCCCGGCGGGAAGTTTGTCCCTTTCATCAGCAATTGTACTGTCTTCCCATTCGCAGGCAAACGGAGGGTAAGTGCCCTGCACCGATATCCTGACTGCGCCGGTGCTCACACCCTTGCAGCTGGGTACTATATCGTAGGATATTTTGGGCACCTCACGCAGTGTATCTGCAAGATTGTCCAGTGCCAATGCTATACCATAGGCATTATCGCAGGCAACACGCACATCTCCGCCGAATACGATATAACTGTATTGGCCATGAGGTGTAAATTCCGCCGTAAAGCGTTCCCATTCTGTATTATAGAATGCACCCGACTGCCAGAGCAGTTCGAGTGTATCCGTCAGGGTTGTTGCCCCATAAATAGCCAATGCCCCGTAACAGGTAGCGGAATCATAGCCCCGGGCAAAATAGAGGTCGAATGAAACCCTGTAGGTTTTATCTGGCAACAGGTCAGTATTCAATTTCTGGGCAATAGCTTCCAGCCAGTGTGGCCCGCCCCTGAAGGCAGAATAGGTGCTTCCGTTTGAGGCCGGTTTGTATACGCCGGTCACCCCCGGCTGAATATCCGGTGTAGAGGAAACAACCATCCATTGGCCGGGCGCCCTGTATTGAGACGGTATCCCTTCCAGTGAAGGATTACGGATGCCGATGTCCTGCCCTACCAGGGTTGCAGGCATCATCAGCATACCGGTAATGGAGCAGATAAAAAGTAACCTGAATAGTGTTACCAGCCGGTTATACCCAGCCTTCAATTTCATAGGAATATCGTATTTCAATTGCTATACAGTCAGATATAAAAGGTCGGGAAATCCCTTACATTATCAGCACAGTTCCATAGCTTGCAAAGTTACTTTTAATTGATATTTTTTCATAATAACTTATCATGATTATAAGCGCTTCTGCAGGTTCTCTTTTACCGTACCGAACCATTCATCTTTTAAGATGCTGAGAATGATAGTGCTTCTCCTGGTACCATCCGGATTGACGGCGCAGTTCCGCATAATCCCTTCCACCGTACATCCGATGCTCTTCATCGCAGCGATACTTCTTTCATTGGTATGTGTGGCCCTGAATTCCACACGCTCAATCCCCATCCGTTCAAAGGCATATTGCAGCAGCAGAAACTTACAGTGCTTGTTCAGCCCTGTACCCTGGAATGCCTTTCCGTACCAGGTATATCCCAACTGTAATGTACTGTTGGCCAATTGTATATCATAAAAACGCGTACTGCCTGCATACTTTTGCTGTTGTTTATCAAATACGATAAAAGGATACTCTTTTCCTTCATTGCGGCCTTCCACAGCAGCCCGAATGTACTCCCGCATAATACCGGGGCTGGCGGGAGGTATTACTGCATATTTCCAGATGTCGGGTTCGTTTTGTGCAAAGGGTATCAGGTGTTCATCATCAGCTAATATCAGTGGACGGAGCAATACTCTTTCGTCCTGTAAGATGATATTATCTGAAAAATTGAGTACTGCCATGGTGACTGGTTTTCAAATGTGTAGTTACAAATATAACTATTCCGGCTACTCACACATTTGATACTCCCTGAAACCATACCCTTATCGTATGGCCACCTGCTTATTCGATAGGTATTCTCTCGTAACTGATCTTAAAGTCTGTAGTCTTGCCGGACGTCGTTACACCAGCCCTGATGGTTTTCTTACTGATTTTCACTTCTACAGGATAGTTCTCATTGTCGTAGGTATAGACGTTTGTAACTGACTTAACCGAATCACCGGTAGGGTATGCCGTGACCTGTGTCAGCATATTATTGGCAGACAAATAGGTAATTCCTCTTTCATAATTCAGCATGAAAAGGGCTGCAGGTTTACCCATGAAATTGACCTTCTTATCGTAGGTATAAGATGTTGTCAGGGTATCCTTCCCTTCCGCCCCGTTTTGTATCTGTATCGTGTGCAATTGCGTCACGTTTCCGCTGGTATCCCATACAAGCACATCTTTTTTGTAGATACCGAAGGGATAGTCAGCCCCATAGGTTATTTTTCTGTGGTATATTGTTACCAGCTGACCATTGTTGTCATATGCCAGGCTATCATACCTGTCCATTATACCCGAAGAATAAAAGTCGACTCTGAAGGCTTTACCGGCATCATTATATCTATAAGCATTCGCCAGCGAGTTCTCGTAGCGGGTCTCCGCTGCAAATACCTGGGTCAGCCTGCCGTTCTCGTATATGGGAACACTGTAATATGCCAGGTTCTCGTCGAAAATGCTGAATGATCCCGGCATTTTTAGCTTATTGTAACCGCCCACACTGATAATTTCAGAGCGATTATCGTCCACCATAGACAGGAAGAATCTTTCGGTAGGTACAGGGGCGTCTTTTTTGCAGGCAGTGCATAAAACAGCCAGTACAGCTGCACTTAACAGGTATTTTTTCATAGGTCGATACGCTGGTTTGAAACTTCAGATTGCCAGAGTTTTATGGCTGATCTGAGCAGGTTCCCGTTTTATTATGAGCCACAAATATAACATATTTTAAATATACATATCATGGAAACGTTTACCGGGGCGTGTACACGAAGCGGATGACGGAATGATGAGCATGCGGGGAGTTGCTGAAAACAGCCTGTCTCCTTCAGGTAACTGAATAAAAGGCGGTGCAGCAGTTTAATGATCCGCTGGTAATGGCTAAAAGGCCCGTCCCGCCCAGCTATCTGAATAAAGAGGCTGTAGTAACGGTGAGTCTGCCCCTGGCTCTCGGGTATCTGAATAAAAAAGCCCGCATCTGGTGATACGGGCTCTTTTTGATATTGAAATACTTCTGTTTATGCTTTTGTAGTCCTGTTCTGTCTCCACAATACAAAGATGCTACCTGCGATCGTTAACCACAGCAGGATGTTTGCAATGAGTACCAGTTTCTGACCGGTATAATAGGAAGCAGGTTCAAATTTGAACTCGATGGTATGCTGACCGGCAGGTACTGCTATACCACGCAGGATGTAGTTAACGTTCGCGTAATCGGTTTGCTTTCCATCGATGTAAGCGTTCCAGCCTTCCGGATAATACACCTCACTTAATACAGCAAACTGGTTGCTGTTTGCGCTCGTGGCATATTTGATGGCATCGTTATCATAGTTTACCAGTTTAATGGTAGCAGCAGAATCAAAGACCGGCTGGCCGATGCTTCCCTTGAGGGCATTATCTACGATCGCTGTATCTTTTGGATTCAGGTGATCCAGGGCTTTAATAGCCTCGATAGGACCATTTACATACCGGACATGTTTAATGAACCAGGCAGCTCCCAGTGCATCAGGATTACGCTGTACTACAGGCACCGGCTGTTGCTGATCCTGCGAACGGGTGATCACATAGCGTGTATCCAGCATGTTCAGCACACCCATGTTCAGTCCTGCACCGGCTTTTGCAAACTGGGTTTCGATAATATCCTGGTAGGTGCGCAGTTTCGCAGCATGGTAACCACCCACTGAACGGTGATAGTAAGAGGTAACCGCATCATTGAAAGGGTCGCCTGTAGAGAGGTTCAATACCCTGTAATGCGGATCGGTGTCCTGCAGTATCTGCTGATCGGCAGGCGTTGGTGCGAAGTTACCGGCCTGGTAGCTGGATTCATCCTGGTAGTTCTCACTGTTGAGATATTTTTTAGCTACTACCAGCAGGTCTACCGTATTTACGAATATGAATGCAGAGAGGATCACCACAGGTTTTGCGATGTTCTTCATATAGCAATACAATCCGATGATCACCAGTATCCAGATCCACAATATGTGCCCGATGCCTCCGGCAAACATGGCTTTCCTGTCGGCGATCATACCCTGCAGAATGCTGTTGGCCACGGTAGCGTTAGCCTGTTGGGTAAAGCCGTCCAGGATCTGGCTATCGTAGCTGCCTTTATAATCATTGAAAAGATATACCAGGCCTGCCAATACGATCACCCCACCGCTGACATACAGGATCTGCCTGAAATTCTTCTGCAGGTATTCTTTTGAATCGGGAGCAAAGAAAACCCTGTCCAGCGTTAATACAGCCAGTAAAGGCAGTAATAGCTGCGGGATGATCAGTGCCATGGATGGCGCCCTGAACTTATTGTACATGGGCAGATGATCGAACAATATCCTGTTAAAGCCGGCGAAATAGCTACCCCAGGCAATGAAGATCATTAAAACGGTAGCGGCCAGTATCCACCAGCGGGTTATTGCACCCGCCTTGCTGCTGCCATTTCCGGCAAGCACAACCAGGCCGATGATAGCCAGGAAGCAGACTAATGCGCCACTATAGGGAGGGCCGGCGGTGAAAGGTGCAATACCACCCCAGTATTTAGGTAAGGTAGCAGCTACCTGGCTTGCCTGTGCTTCGGGAACATTCTGTTGTACAAGTGCAGAGACTACTTTTGAATCAGGGCTCAGGTGTTCTCCGGAGCCGCCACCAAAAGCGTTTGGCATCATCAGCACGAATGTTTCACTCATCCCGAGGCTATAGGAGAATGCATAGCTTTCATCCAGTCCTTCGGTTTTGGTCTGTGTCAGCTTGCCATCTTCGGAAAGATCGACCGTCTTGCCGCCACGCATAGTATATTTTGAGTACTCGTAGGTGGTCAGCAGGTTTTGAGACACGTTGGCCACCCCGATCAGACCAGCTACGAGCGCCAGTCCCAGGGCGATGAGCATATGCCTGAATTCCTGCTGCTTTATCCACATGATGATATAACCAACGGTCATAATACCCATGGTGATCAGGAGGTAATAGGTTACCTGGGGATGCCCCGCTCCTATTTCCAGGGTGGCAAACAAAGCTGCCACTGCTAATCCGAGTACATACTTATTTCTGTAGATCAGTACAAGTCCGGCCAGTAATCCCGGCATATAGGCAATAGCTGCCATTTTAGTCTCATGCCCCACTGAAATAATGATGGGGTCATAAGTGGCATAGGCAAAACCCAGGCTGCCTAATACAGCTGCCAGTACATTTACGCCATAGGCCATTCCCAGAATGTAGAAACATAAACAGGCCAGGAAAAAGTAGCTGGCTGGTTTAGGCAGGTACAACTGCAACATACGGCCAAAATCCGGCAGAATGGACTTCGAGTCCATCGCTACCTGGTAGTTGGGCATACCGCTGAACAAGTGGGTATTCCACAACGGGAAATGGCCATGCGCCGCCTTGTAGTTAAAAGCATCCTGCGCCATCCCTTTCCAGTGTACAATATCGGTCTGTTGTAAGACCTTGCCCTCGAGCGCCGGACTACAATATACCAGCGCAACGATCAAAAAGACTGCAATGGCAATCACGTGCGGGATGATCTTCTTCCAGGAAAAACTGTTCATAGATCTTTTGTTGTTTACTATACGTTATTGCTGAATACTAACCGCCTCTAAATCAGCGAACTGGCATTCAATGTGGTTCTTGAATAAATCTTTATACTATTATTTAAAATAATAATGGGAGGCAATTTATGCTTAAATGTTAATCTTTCAAAGTGTTATAAAATAAGATATAATTAAAATGAGGGGCGGAAGCGGTTTGAGGGGAGACGGGAGGCGGTGTGCGGGGTGGGGGCATTAGACGATGGAAAGTTGTGCGGCAGGTGTAATATGTGAGGATTTATGTATTCTTTTTTTTGTTAACTTCCCATTAACTTAAAATCAGAAATTGTTTGTTAGCATTGTGGTAGAAAATGTTCGAGTATGAATTCCATTAGTTGCCCAAACGCAAACGTTATGCATCAGCAATTGCACTATACCTATTCTTCCAGGCAATCGGCTATTATTGTCCCTGAAAACTGGGAAAGATCAGATCGGGGCTTTAGTTCTGACGAAGTCATATCCGCCTATGAAATCGGAAAGGAAACCGGCAAAAACGTTCAGCAGCATTTATCCCAAAAGCTGATCTATGAGCAGTTTACCTCCAACCTGGCACTTGCCACTAAAATTGCGGAGGAATACAGCACATTTTTTACGGATCTGCGCACAGTACCACATATCAGGTTGCGTATTAATTCCTTTTCCTCCTTCGATCTTGCTTTCGTACTGGACGAAGGTTTTTATAATTCTTCCTATCTCGAAGCGGCCTACGATGCCGCCTATGATGTAAGACAGTCACATGCCAGTGATGTGTTCTCTGTATACATTTATTTGTTTCCCAAAACGAAAGGCTTCGAAATATCCGAAATGGAAGCCGACGGTTTTAACATATTCTATGAACCAAAAACTAAAAAACCAACACATTCATCTTGCTCTGCACAATGAGCAGGCATGCGATTTCCTTAACAGCAGCAATCTTTACTTCGACTGGGTCATTACGTCTGCTTTTTATGCAGCGCTCCATTATGTAAGTGCCGTCATCTTTCCTGTATCATTTGATCTGGAAGGAGAAACAGAAACGGCGCCCGATGTGGGAACATATCGTGAGTTTATCGGGAGCCGTGAAAACAAGCATAGGCTGATGACAGATCTGGTCTATCGCAACTGCCGCGGCATTGGCTATTCTTACAGGGCACTGCTGGATCTATCTTACGCCGCC from Chitinophaga filiformis carries:
- a CDS encoding tRNA(His) guanylyltransferase Thg1 family protein; the protein is MKFDELDSKMRVYETAHDRSVLPGMYMVARIDGRGFTKLTKEVHPFEAPFDPVFRDYMIETVKHLMNSGFNVVYGYTESDEISLLFHLEENAFARKHRKYTSILAGEASARFSLQLGSLAAFDCRICELPNKQLVADYFRWRNEDAHRNALNAHCYWQLRKDNHTRLTATKKIENMSTADKNELLFSYHINFNELPSWQKRGIGFYWAEMDKTGFNPKTGEPVVVKRRQLYVNDELPMKDEYNNFILQLIDQSEL
- a CDS encoding Na+/H+ antiporter — protein: MHATFVLYIGLILVILLLVMLAQRLKISYPIVLVLGGLVISFIPGLPVISIDPELIFLIFLPPLLYEAAWYTSWKEFWKWRRVIGSFAFGIVLLTSCVIAVVSHYLIPGFTLALGFLLGGIISPPDAVSASTVLKGVDAPKRLSSIVEGESLMNDASSLIVYRFAMAAVITGSFSFHEAALSFVVVIVMGIATGIAVGLVFYALHRWLPTTPSMDTVLTLAAPYVMYISAESFHFSGVLAVVSGGLFMANRRNSILSHLSRIQSINVWATVGFVLNGIVFMLIGLELPIVVQQLGGSSLKEAIWYGLVISVVVIITRILSTMGASVFTVFISRFIKTADSRPGWRMPLVFGWAGMRGVVSLAAALSIPIMAGNQPFPQRNMILFITFVVILVTLVLQGLTLPWLIRKLKLAEPDYLMSELEQEILVRKKLAHTALEVLDKQFKADVEENVLLQQLRMSLENEHTFLQSYAESHGKDVNRRQATKRYRTIYFELLKEQRRMLKMINRKAEFNDEIIRKHFSQLDLAEEKIRLQF
- a CDS encoding M3 family metallopeptidase, with product MEQTNTLNPLLQAYNTPFDVPPFGSITHEHYLPAFEEGMKEQSKNIEAITSQQAPPSFANTMEALEKSGKLLRNVSTVFFNLTSANTTPELEEISRQIAPVLAKHADDIYLNAALFARIKALYERQDALELRGEQRKLLEKTYKDFVRNGANLDAAKQERLREINKNLSLLTVRFGQHLLAETNHYELLITNQKDLAGLPASLIEAAALSAKEAGREGWRFTLHNASVMPFLQYADQRHLRKEIYQAYINRCNHDDERDNKEIVTQLVALRAEKAALLGYASHAHLILEENMAKTPAKANELLQQLWTAALPVARQEAKEMQALMDREGKGEQLEAWDWFYYADKVRKEKYNYDAEALRPYFKLDNVREGLFFVAKKLYGLSFHPLKDVPVYHGEVSAYEVKDENKQLTGILYLDFHPRSSKRGGAWMTSYRKQSLNESGRVAPVISIVCNFSRPTGTQPALLTPDEAETFFHEAGHALHGLLSDVTYETLSGTAVPRDFVELPSQVMEHWAFEPEVLEQYAKHYETGEIIPASMVEKMKAATKFNQGFATVEYLAAALLDMSYHTLAPGKTIVPLLFEKEEMDKIGLIPQIAPRYRSTYFQHIFAGGYSAGYYSYIWSEVLDSDAFAAFKEAGDIFDAATATSFRKNILEKGGTEEPMQLYTAFRKREPDVKYLLQHRGLE
- a CDS encoding gliding motility-associated C-terminal domain-containing protein — its product is MKLKAGYNRLVTLFRLLFICSITGMLMMPATLVGQDIGIRNPSLEGIPSQYRAPGQWMVVSSTPDIQPGVTGVYKPASNGSTYSAFRGGPHWLEAIAQKLNTDLLPDKTYRVSFDLYFARGYDSATCYGALAIYGATTLTDTLELLWQSGAFYNTEWERFTAEFTPHGQYSYIVFGGDVRVACDNAYGIALALDNLADTLREVPKISYDIVPSCKGVSTGAVRISVQGTYPPFACEWEDSTIADERDKLPAGDYIVTIHARNGVTVRDTITVPEAAFDGHAAVTLAGCTGENRNRILLNTTGGTGPYEYYLNGDRQARLSPEFDNLYAGQYDIIIKDAKGCLDTIYDIHVADPPLFTLLGSSLQQMSCAVTNDAILKLAATGGVPPYTYSIPGLVSQGDSIIRNLRGGNYTYHITDAQDCDIAGDFNVPVAVNKCAVLVPNAFSPDGDGVNDVFRVKVFDRISDFRMSVYNRWGQLMFVSTDANEGWLGDLKGQALPSGTYLWTISYLDNTHQAIQQQGSVILIK
- a CDS encoding GNAT family N-acetyltransferase, translated to MAVLNFSDNIILQDERVLLRPLILADDEHLIPFAQNEPDIWKYAVIPPASPGIMREYIRAAVEGRNEGKEYPFIVFDKQQQKYAGSTRFYDIQLANSTLQLGYTWYGKAFQGTGLNKHCKFLLLQYAFERMGIERVEFRATHTNERSIAAMKSIGCTVEGIMRNCAVNPDGTRRSTIILSILKDEWFGTVKENLQKRL
- a CDS encoding YfhO family protein, giving the protein MNSFSWKKIIPHVIAIAVFLIVALVYCSPALEGKVLQQTDIVHWKGMAQDAFNYKAAHGHFPLWNTHLFSGMPNYQVAMDSKSILPDFGRMLQLYLPKPASYFFLACLCFYILGMAYGVNVLAAVLGSLGFAYATYDPIIISVGHETKMAAIAYMPGLLAGLVLIYRNKYVLGLAVAALFATLEIGAGHPQVTYYLLITMGIMTVGYIIMWIKQQEFRHMLIALGLALVAGLIGVANVSQNLLTTYEYSKYTMRGGKTVDLSEDGKLTQTKTEGLDESYAFSYSLGMSETFVLMMPNAFGGGSGEHLSPDSKVVSALVQQNVPEAQASQVAATLPKYWGGIAPFTAGPPYSGALVCFLAIIGLVVLAGNGSSKAGAITRWWILAATVLMIFIAWGSYFAGFNRILFDHLPMYNKFRAPSMALIIPQLLLPLLAVLTLDRVFFAPDSKEYLQKNFRQILYVSGGVIVLAGLVYLFNDYKGSYDSQILDGFTQQANATVANSILQGMIADRKAMFAGGIGHILWIWILVIIGLYCYMKNIAKPVVILSAFIFVNTVDLLVVAKKYLNSENYQDESSYQAGNFAPTPADQQILQDTDPHYRVLNLSTGDPFNDAVTSYYHRSVGGYHAAKLRTYQDIIETQFAKAGAGLNMGVLNMLDTRYVITRSQDQQQPVPVVQRNPDALGAAWFIKHVRYVNGPIEAIKALDHLNPKDTAIVDNALKGSIGQPVFDSAATIKLVNYDNDAIKYATSANSNQFAVLSEVYYPEGWNAYIDGKQTDYANVNYILRGIAVPAGQHTIEFKFEPASYYTGQKLVLIANILLWLTIAGSIFVLWRQNRTTKA